The following proteins are co-located in the Anas platyrhynchos isolate ZD024472 breed Pekin duck chromosome 1, IASCAAS_PekinDuck_T2T, whole genome shotgun sequence genome:
- the LOC101803211 gene encoding uncharacterized protein isoform X1, with amino-acid sequence MENMNTYSREGTSEVDRQSTVSDLSKMQETSKLDPPYNQQQGSSLEAFSGRVTQKELEEENQKMKEKIKRLETRNNELLSKMMSMHKQSENMNDPSRLSAVVQLYEMLRLHDWEKFKTNSTNMTYKNGRSIIKKLFDTCEKDIEKRKNDIFNVLDVSFLNYAMANCKQELMPIVTELLRNAYFQQHSDFYKKITKQASVTLEDDVQKQFALKCCRVYCLMLLQKSPVKAVWHKQEIHPEELEHVDKKDLSTVHWKKAELLWPVLKSGKELIAKGVVWD; translated from the exons GCAGAGTACTGTATCTGATCTTTCCAAGATGCAGGAGACCAGcaaacttgaccctccttacaACCAGCAACAAGGAAGCTCTCTGGA AGCATTTTCTGGAAGGGTCACACAAAAAGAGCTTgaggaagaaaatcagaagaTGAAAGAGAAGATCAAACGACTAGAGACACG AAACAACGAGCTCTTGTCTAAAATGATGAGCATGCACAAGCAATCAGAGAACATGAATGACCCTTCACGCTTGTCTGCTGTAGTGCAATTGTATGAGATGCTTAGGCTACATGACTGGGAAAAATTCAAGACAAACTCAACCAACATGACATATAAAAATGGCAGAAGCATAATTAAG AAGCTGTTTGACACCTGTGAGAAAGAcatagagaagagaaaaaatgacaTATTTAATGTCCTTGACGTTTCATTTTTGAATTACGCTATGGCCAACTGCaaacaa GAGCTGATGCCAATTGTAACAGAACTCTTAAGAAATGCCTATTTCCAACAGCACTCAGACTTTTACAAAAAAATTACTAAG CAAGCTAGTGTTACTTTGGAAGATGACGTTCAAAAACAGTTTGCACTGAAGTGCTGCAGAGTTTATTGTCTGATGCTTCTTCAGAAGTCACCAGTTAAAGCTGTCTGGCACAAACAGGAAATCCATCCTGAAGAGTTAGAGCATGTGGACAAGAAAGACTTGTCCACAGTGCACTGGAAGAAAGCAGAGCTTCTGTGGCCTGTACTGAAATCTGGGAAAGAACTTATTGCAAAAGGTGTAGTCTGGGATTAA
- the LOC101803211 gene encoding uncharacterized protein isoform X2, which yields MMERLEKLEKEFRQSTVSDLSKMQETSKLDPPYNQQQGSSLEAFSGRVTQKELEEENQKMKEKIKRLETRNNELLSKMMSMHKQSENMNDPSRLSAVVQLYEMLRLHDWEKFKTNSTNMTYKNGRSIIKKLFDTCEKDIEKRKNDIFNVLDVSFLNYAMANCKQELMPIVTELLRNAYFQQHSDFYKKITKQASVTLEDDVQKQFALKCCRVYCLMLLQKSPVKAVWHKQEIHPEELEHVDKKDLSTVHWKKAELLWPVLKSGKELIAKGVVWD from the exons GCAGAGTACTGTATCTGATCTTTCCAAGATGCAGGAGACCAGcaaacttgaccctccttacaACCAGCAACAAGGAAGCTCTCTGGA AGCATTTTCTGGAAGGGTCACACAAAAAGAGCTTgaggaagaaaatcagaagaTGAAAGAGAAGATCAAACGACTAGAGACACG AAACAACGAGCTCTTGTCTAAAATGATGAGCATGCACAAGCAATCAGAGAACATGAATGACCCTTCACGCTTGTCTGCTGTAGTGCAATTGTATGAGATGCTTAGGCTACATGACTGGGAAAAATTCAAGACAAACTCAACCAACATGACATATAAAAATGGCAGAAGCATAATTAAG AAGCTGTTTGACACCTGTGAGAAAGAcatagagaagagaaaaaatgacaTATTTAATGTCCTTGACGTTTCATTTTTGAATTACGCTATGGCCAACTGCaaacaa GAGCTGATGCCAATTGTAACAGAACTCTTAAGAAATGCCTATTTCCAACAGCACTCAGACTTTTACAAAAAAATTACTAAG CAAGCTAGTGTTACTTTGGAAGATGACGTTCAAAAACAGTTTGCACTGAAGTGCTGCAGAGTTTATTGTCTGATGCTTCTTCAGAAGTCACCAGTTAAAGCTGTCTGGCACAAACAGGAAATCCATCCTGAAGAGTTAGAGCATGTGGACAAGAAAGACTTGTCCACAGTGCACTGGAAGAAAGCAGAGCTTCTGTGGCCTGTACTGAAATCTGGGAAAGAACTTATTGCAAAAGGTGTAGTCTGGGATTAA
- the LOC101803211 gene encoding uncharacterized protein isoform X3: MQETSKLDPPYNQQQGSSLEAFSGRVTQKELEEENQKMKEKIKRLETRNNELLSKMMSMHKQSENMNDPSRLSAVVQLYEMLRLHDWEKFKTNSTNMTYKNGRSIIKKLFDTCEKDIEKRKNDIFNVLDVSFLNYAMANCKQELMPIVTELLRNAYFQQHSDFYKKITKQASVTLEDDVQKQFALKCCRVYCLMLLQKSPVKAVWHKQEIHPEELEHVDKKDLSTVHWKKAELLWPVLKSGKELIAKGVVWD, encoded by the exons ATGCAGGAGACCAGcaaacttgaccctccttacaACCAGCAACAAGGAAGCTCTCTGGA AGCATTTTCTGGAAGGGTCACACAAAAAGAGCTTgaggaagaaaatcagaagaTGAAAGAGAAGATCAAACGACTAGAGACACG AAACAACGAGCTCTTGTCTAAAATGATGAGCATGCACAAGCAATCAGAGAACATGAATGACCCTTCACGCTTGTCTGCTGTAGTGCAATTGTATGAGATGCTTAGGCTACATGACTGGGAAAAATTCAAGACAAACTCAACCAACATGACATATAAAAATGGCAGAAGCATAATTAAG AAGCTGTTTGACACCTGTGAGAAAGAcatagagaagagaaaaaatgacaTATTTAATGTCCTTGACGTTTCATTTTTGAATTACGCTATGGCCAACTGCaaacaa GAGCTGATGCCAATTGTAACAGAACTCTTAAGAAATGCCTATTTCCAACAGCACTCAGACTTTTACAAAAAAATTACTAAG CAAGCTAGTGTTACTTTGGAAGATGACGTTCAAAAACAGTTTGCACTGAAGTGCTGCAGAGTTTATTGTCTGATGCTTCTTCAGAAGTCACCAGTTAAAGCTGTCTGGCACAAACAGGAAATCCATCCTGAAGAGTTAGAGCATGTGGACAAGAAAGACTTGTCCACAGTGCACTGGAAGAAAGCAGAGCTTCTGTGGCCTGTACTGAAATCTGGGAAAGAACTTATTGCAAAAGGTGTAGTCTGGGATTAA